From the bacterium genome, the window CGCGGGGGCGGCGAGCTTGAGAAGGTTCACGACCGCGCTGAGATCGGGGGCGAGCGCGACAATGGCGCCGACGTTGAGGTCGTGGTTCGCCCAGCCGTCGAGACGGCGGCCGATCCCGGGGGCGAGCGAGTCGTCCACGGTCGAGTGGCACAGGGCGCACTGGACGCCCATGGACTTGAGGGTGCCGGCGTCATTGAAGAACCCCGTGAGACCGACCACCGCGTTCAGCTTGAGCAGGGCGAGGGTCGTCGCGGGGTCGTCGAGATTCACCGCCCCGCGCTTGAGCGCCTGGACCAGGTCGCGCGGCAGGGCGTTGACGTCGACCTTGAGCCCCACGGCCAGCGCGGTCTTCGGGCTGACGCCGGGGCCGACGCCGCCGAGCTGCGCGCCCTCGATGGCGAGGTGGAGCTTCAGCACGTCGCCCCAGAAGGCCTCGTCGCCGAAGGTGTCGAAGCGGAACGTCCGCTGCCCGTCGGCGATCATGTGCATGCCGCCCTTGATGGCCCGATTGGCGATCGGCAGCTTGAGGGCCGCCGGGTCCGGAATGCCCTTCCTTTGTCCGGCGCCGGCGCCGGCGACGCTGCCGAGCAGCAGGACAGCAGCCGCAAGCGCGAAGGTTCCACGTCTGTGTGTATGTCGCATTGTCCGACCCTCCTTGGGGTGTTCTCCCGATTTCGATTGAAGCCTGATCCACCAAATCTAGACCAGCGGGAGAAAGATCCCATGGGGGGAAGACACCATCTCGGCGGAACCTTCCGGTCCCCGGCGACGTCAAATCTCCGAAAGCAACCCGGAGGCGGCTGAGGAGTATTACCAGGCAGGAGGAAAGAGTCATGGCACCGCGCGAGACGGCGACCCGGGCAAGGGTGCTCCTGGTGGAAGACGAGGAGCTGCTGCGCTGGTCGATCGAGCGCTACCTCTCGGGCCATGGGTGCCTCGTCGAATCGGCCCGCGAGGGCGGCGCGGCCATGCGCATGCTCGCCGCCGCGACGTATGACGTGGTGATCACCGACCTGGCGGTCGGCGGTCCCGACGGCTTGACGATCGCTGCCGAGGCCCGCCGCCTGCACGCCGAGACGCAGGTCATCGTCATCACCGGCTGCGGCTCCAAGGACACCGTGCTCACGGCGCTGCGGCAGGGGGTGGCCGACTACCTGGAGAAGCCGTTCGACCTCGAGTTGCTGCTGGTCACCGTCGAGCGGGCGCTGGAGAAGACGGAGATCCTGCGGGAACTGGTGCAGCTCTCGCGCACCGACGGCCTCACCGGCCTCTACAACCAGCGTCACTGCTATGCGGTTCTGGAGGCGGAGATCGGCCGTGCCCGCCGCCAGGGCCACCCGCTGGCGCTGCTGCTCGTGGACGTCGACGACTTCAAACACTACAACGACCAGTATGGGCACCTCGCCGGCGACGCCGCGCTCATCCGTGTCGCGGCGGCCCTGAGGAAGGCCTGCCGCCGCGAGGTCGACAGCGCTTTTCGCTACGGCGGGGACGAGTTCGTGGTGCTGCTTCCCGAGGCCGACGGTGTGGTCGCCGCCGGCGTCGTGTCGCGGCTGAAAGCCCTCGTCCGCGAGGAGGGGCTGTCGCTTTCGGTGTCCGTGGGTCTCGCTTCCCTGCGGGACGGCGTCGATCTGCAGGGCCTGATCCGCGAGGCGGACCAGGCGATGTACCGGGACAAGGCGCGGGCCTCCGCCGACGGCCTGCGCCGCGCGGTGTGACCCGGGTCCGCCGCGCCTGTTCGATCTACCCGCCTGCCAGCTCCCCGAGGCGCAGCGCGATCTGCGGTCCCCGGCCGCCGTCCTCGTGCTTGATGAAGACGAACGCGCTCTTCCACTTCTGCGCCCGGATTCGCCCGGCCCACTGTGAGAGCTCGGCGTCCGTGTAGTCGGCCCGGCGCAGCCGCAGGTAGCCCCAGGGCGCCGTGGCGAGGATCCCCTCCGCCGGGTGCTCGTCCGTGTCGGCGACGCAGAGAGCGCATCCCTGCGAGCGCAGCAGCTCGGGAATGCCGTCCTCGAGCCACGACGGGTGGCGGAACTCGAAGGCGCACGCCGGCGCGCCGGGGATGCGCGCGAGGAAGTCCTCCAGCGCCGGCCGGTCCGCGGGGAAGTTCGCCGGGAGCTGGAAGAGCACCGGCCCGAGCCGCGGGCCCAGCGTCGAGAGCGTGCCGAAGAGGCGGTCGACCTCCTCGCCGACGTGCCGAAGGCGCTTGAAGTGGGTGATGACCTGCGGCGCCTTGAAGGCGAAGCGAAAGCCCTTGGGCACCTGCGCCGCCCAGCCCTCGAGCAGCCGCGTGGTCGGCATGCGGTAGAAGGTGTTGTTGATCTCCACCGCGCCGAGGCGCCGCGCGTACGAGCGCAGCATGTCCCCGGGCGCGATCTTCTCCGGGTAGAAGCTCCCCTGCCACTCCTTGTACGCGAAGCCACTGGTGCCAATGTGGATCTTCACGGCGTTTCACCTCCTCGCGCGCGGCGTGTCGCGGGCCGTTCGACGACAACCTCGCGCGGCGCCTTGTCCTCGCGCAGCCGCAGGAAGACGGGCTGGCGCATCACGCCGTCCGCGGTCCACTCGGCAAAGACGACCTCGCAGACCAGCTCCGGTTTCACCCACGTGACGGGGGCGGCCACGTCCGGCGCCGCTGCAAACGGGCTGCGCTTCCGGATGAGCGGCTCGAGCCGCCTGCGCAGGTTGGCGAGCCCCTTTGCGTCGAGCCCGCCGCCGACGTTGCCGATGTAGGTCAGCCCGCCTTCCGCGAACGCGCCGAGGACGAGGGCGCCGAAGTGCCTGCGCGCGCCCCGCGGCGCGGTGAACCCGGCGATCACCGCCTCCTGCGTGAGCCGCGTCTTCACCTTGAGCCACTGGCTGCTCCTCGTCCCCGGGCGGTAGGGGCTCTGCGCGTGCTTGGCCATGATCCCCTCGAGACCCTGCGTGCGGACGGCGTCGAAGAAGAGCCGGCCCTCGCCGCGGACGTGCTCGCTGAACCGGACCAGCGGCGAGCGCGGCAGGATCCCTTCGAGAATCTCCTTGCGCCGGACCAGCGGCAGGCCCGTCAGGTCGCGCCCCTCGAAGTAGGGCAGATCGAAGACGTAGTAGACGAGGTGGCCCGCGCGTGAGGAGCGGCGGTTCTGCAGCAGTTGGAAGTCCGGCCGGCCGCGCGCGTCGAGGACGACGATCTCCCCGTCGAGAACGGCGTCGCCCCCGATCTTTTCCAGGGCCTCGGCGATGGCGGGGAACCGTGCGTTGAGCGGCAGGAGGTTGCGGGAGCGCAGCACAACCCTGCCGCGCTCGACCTCCGCGACCGCCCGGTAGCCGTCCCATTTCACCTCGAAGAGCCAGTCCGGGTCGTCGAACGGCTTGTCGGCGGTCGCTGCCAGCATCGGCCTCATGCGCCGCGGCAGCGGGGCGGGCGGCGCGCCCTCCAGCGCCGGCGCCGCGAAGCGGTCCCGCTTCTTGATCAGGAGCCAGGATGTGTCGTCCTTCGCGGTCTTCACCAGGGCGAACTCCCCGCGGAGCTTCTCGCCCTCGAGGACGAACTTCAGGTCCCCCTTGCGCAGCCCCGCGGCCAGGGCGCGCTCGCCGTCCGCGCCGGTCGCGGCCTCCGGGTGGCGGTAGGTGCCGCGGTCCCAGATGGCGACGCTTCCCGCGCCGTAGTTGCCCTTCGGGATGATCCCCTCGAAGTCCCCGTACTCCAGCGGGTGGTCCTCCACCATGACCGCCAGCCTCCGGACCTTCGGGTCCAGCGAGGGGCCCTTCGGCACGGCCCAGCTCTTGAGCACGCCGCCGAGCTCGAGCCGCAGGTCGTAGTGCAGCGCCCGCGCGGCGTGCTTCTGCACGACGAAGGCGAGGCGTTTCCCGGGGCGCCCCCCGCGGCCGGGGGGCGGCTCGGGGGTCCTCCCGAACCGGCGCTTCGCCTCGTAGGCCTTGAGGGGACTGCGGGTCATGGGCGCCCCTCCTCCGCGCGCGTCACGCCGCGGGCAGCCGCTGCTTCGCGGCGAGGACCTCCCGGAAGAGATCGCCGCTCTTTGCGATCCGCGTGAGCGCCTCGTCCGCGGTGATGCGCAGCCTCGCGGCCCCGCCGCGCCGGACGGCGCCCTCGACCTCGGCCCAGGACAGGGGGAAGGAGACCGTCGGCTGCGCCTCGGCGCGCAACGAGTAGACGCAGACCATCGTCATCGAGGCGCCGTTCTGCGACCAGTTGATGAAGACCCTGCCGGCCCGCTGCTCCCTGGCCATCCGCGCCGTGACCAGCTCGGGGTGCTCCTTCTGCACGGCCTCGGCGACGGCCCGCGAGAACGCCTTGGTGTCGTCGAAGGTCGCCTCCCGCCGGTTGAGCGGCACGTACAGGTGCAGCCCCTTCCTGCCCGAGGTCTTCACCCAGCCCGTGAGCCCCACCCGCCCGAGGAGTCCGCGCAGGAGCAGCGCGACGCGGGCGCACTCGGGGATGCCCGCCGGCGCGCCCGGGTCCAGGTCGAAGACCACGCAGTCCGGGGTTCCCGGCGAGGCGGCACGCGCCAGCGGCACGTGCAGCTCGAGGGACGCGAGGTTCCCGACCCACATCAGCGTCGGCAGATCGTCGACGAGGCACGCGGTCATCGGCTTCTGCGCGTCCCGCCGCGCGACCTGCGCGGTGCTCACCCACGGGGGGCGGTGCGCCGGGCAGCGCTTTTCGAAGAAGTACTCCCCGTCGACCCCCTCGGGGTAGCGCTTGAGCGTCAGCGCCCGGCCGCGCAGGTGCGGCAGGATCACGCCCGCCGCGCGGCGGTAGTAATCCAGCACGTGCGCCTTGGTGAACCCGCCGGCCGGGTAGAGCGGCTTCTCGAGGTTCGCGAGCGAGAGCCGCCGGCCCTCGATCTCCACGAACGTGCGGCTCACTTCTTCTCTTTCTTCATCGCGTGCATCGCCTCGCGCAGCGCCGCGACGAGGTCCGGCGGCGCCGGCCCCTCGCCGCGCTCCTCGCGGCCCTCCACCGCGGGGCCCTCGACCGGCGGCGCCTTCTCCGCCTTCTTGCGCAGCAGATCCACGATCCGCTTGCGCCGCAGGTCGGCGTACTTCGCCGGCGTGAAGTCGCCGATGAGCTTCCTGACCTCCCGCTCCACCAGCCGCCTGGCCGCGGACTCGACCGTCTCCTGCTTCGGCGCAAACTCCGCCGCCGGGACGATGTCGCCCCCGTAATGCAGCGTGATCAGGCTCAGGGCGCCGCCTTCGCTCTTCAGCGCCACCAGGTGCTCGCGCTCCGCCAGCACGAACTTCGCGAGGCCGGCCTTTTTCGTGCGACGCAGGACCTCGACCAGCAGCGCGTAGGCCTTCTCGCCGCCCTTGGCGGGGACCAGGTAGTAGGGGCGGTCGAAGTGCAGGGGGTCGACGTCGTTCAGGTCGATGAACTCGAGGATCTCGATGGTGCGGCTGCGCTCGGGCGCCAGGGACTCCAGCTCTTCGTCCGTGACGGTCACGTACTTGCCGGGCGCGACCTCGTAGCCGCGGACGATCTCCTCCGGCGGGACGATCTTCTCCTCCCGCGGGCAGTACATCCGCCGCAACAGGGGCGCGTAGTCCTTGCCGTGGAGCATCCGGAACGAGACGCGTCCGGGCTCCACGGCGTTGACCAGCCGCACCGGGATGGCGACCAGGCTGAAGCTGACCGTCCCGCTCCATATGGCCTGCCCGGCGGCGCCCTCTTCGGTCTTCGTCGCGGGCGGGCGCGTGCGTCCCGGCTTGCGCGCGGCGGCCATCACGCGACCTTCTTCAGGCTGGCCTCGAGGGCCTTGAGCAGCTGCGCGTCGGGCGTGGGCTTCAGGCGCCGCGGCGGCACGACGGCGACCTTCTCGCCGCGGGCCTTGCGCGCGATCAGCCCGCGCAGCCGCTCCTCGTGTTCGTCCCGGAACTTCGCAGCGTCGAAGGAGGCGGCCAGATGGCCGATCAGCTCGACCGCGATCTTCAGTTCCTTCTCCGAAAGGGGGAGCGCCGGCAGATCGAGGGCCTTCGCAGGCACGATCTCGTCCGCATGGCGCAGCGTGTGCAGGCGGAGGGTCCCGCCGGCGGCGCGCAGGGCGCCCAGGTAGGAGCGTTTGCGCATCGTCCACGTGCAGACGCCCGCCAGGTCCTGCTCCGCCAGCGCGGCGCGCAGCGCCCCATACGCCTGCGGGCCCGCATCCGGCTCGAGGTGGTATGCCCGGTCGAAGAAGAGCGGGTCGATCTGCGCGGCCTTGACGAACTCGTGCACCTCGATCGCGCGGCTGCCCTCGGGGGCGGTCCGCTCCAGTTCCTCCGGGTCGACGAGGATGTACCTGTTCTCCTCGACCTCGAACCCTTTGACCTGCTCGGCGGCGGGGACCGGCGCGTCCTCGGCGGAGCAGATCATCTGCTGGCGCAGCCGCACCCGGTCGCGCTTGTGGAGCAGGTGGAACTCGATGCGTTCCTCCCGGACCGCCGCGTGGAGTTTCACGGGAACGCTGGCCTGCCCGAATCGAATCTCGCCTTTCCAGATCGCGCCTGGCGCCACGGGAATCCCTCCTTGCGGCCTGGCGCGACCCGCTCCGGCGATCGGCAGGCATGGGATTGGTCTTCTTCGGAAAGCTATTGTCTCCGGCAGAAGTCGTCAAGGACCGCCTCGTGGCGCGCGGCGTCATCCCGAAAAACTGCGGTGAACACCCCATCGTTGACAGGGGCGCCATCCCCTATTTTCCAAGCGGGGTTGTGCCCCGGTCGCATCGCAGTGCACATGCGGGGCCGTTCCGGACCGCCAACGAAGGAGGGGAAATGATGACACGGGCGTCACGGTGTGGATTGCTGGTTGTCGCGGCGTCGCTCCTGCTGGCGGCTTCCGGAGCGCAGGCGGGGCCGAAGATGGAGTTCGGCGATGGCGGTTTCCTCACCCTCGGGGTGCTCGGCCAGGTGCACGGCTCCTGGACCGACGACGCGAAGGACCAGGAGGACATCTACCTGCGCCGGGCACGGCTCATCTTCAGCGGCCAGATCGTCGACGGCGTCAAGGTCTTCGCCGAGACCGACTACCCCAACGCGGGGAGGACGGGCACGAGCGCCTCGTTCATCATGCAGGACGCCTTCACGGACGTGCGGCTGTACGATGCCCACTGGGCGCAGGTCGGCCTGG encodes:
- a CDS encoding diguanylate cyclase → MAPRETATRARVLLVEDEELLRWSIERYLSGHGCLVESAREGGAAMRMLAAATYDVVITDLAVGGPDGLTIAAEARRLHAETQVIVITGCGSKDTVLTALRQGVADYLEKPFDLELLLVTVERALEKTEILRELVQLSRTDGLTGLYNQRHCYAVLEAEIGRARRQGHPLALLLVDVDDFKHYNDQYGHLAGDAALIRVAAALRKACRREVDSAFRYGGDEFVVLLPEADGVVAAGVVSRLKALVREEGLSLSVSVGLASLRDGVDLQGLIREADQAMYRDKARASADGLRRAV
- a CDS encoding DUF72 domain-containing protein, which codes for MKIHIGTSGFAYKEWQGSFYPEKIAPGDMLRSYARRLGAVEINNTFYRMPTTRLLEGWAAQVPKGFRFAFKAPQVITHFKRLRHVGEEVDRLFGTLSTLGPRLGPVLFQLPANFPADRPALEDFLARIPGAPACAFEFRHPSWLEDGIPELLRSQGCALCVADTDEHPAEGILATAPWGYLRLRRADYTDAELSQWAGRIRAQKWKSAFVFIKHEDGGRGPQIALRLGELAGG
- the ligD gene encoding non-homologous end-joining DNA ligase produces the protein MTRSPLKAYEAKRRFGRTPEPPPGRGGRPGKRLAFVVQKHAARALHYDLRLELGGVLKSWAVPKGPSLDPKVRRLAVMVEDHPLEYGDFEGIIPKGNYGAGSVAIWDRGTYRHPEAATGADGERALAAGLRKGDLKFVLEGEKLRGEFALVKTAKDDTSWLLIKKRDRFAAPALEGAPPAPLPRRMRPMLAATADKPFDDPDWLFEVKWDGYRAVAEVERGRVVLRSRNLLPLNARFPAIAEALEKIGGDAVLDGEIVVLDARGRPDFQLLQNRRSSRAGHLVYYVFDLPYFEGRDLTGLPLVRRKEILEGILPRSPLVRFSEHVRGEGRLFFDAVRTQGLEGIMAKHAQSPYRPGTRSSQWLKVKTRLTQEAVIAGFTAPRGARRHFGALVLGAFAEGGLTYIGNVGGGLDAKGLANLRRRLEPLIRKRSPFAAAPDVAAPVTWVKPELVCEVVFAEWTADGVMRQPVFLRLREDKAPREVVVERPATRRARGGETP
- the ligD gene encoding non-homologous end-joining DNA ligase, whose amino-acid sequence is MSRTFVEIEGRRLSLANLEKPLYPAGGFTKAHVLDYYRRAAGVILPHLRGRALTLKRYPEGVDGEYFFEKRCPAHRPPWVSTAQVARRDAQKPMTACLVDDLPTLMWVGNLASLELHVPLARAASPGTPDCVVFDLDPGAPAGIPECARVALLLRGLLGRVGLTGWVKTSGRKGLHLYVPLNRREATFDDTKAFSRAVAEAVQKEHPELVTARMAREQRAGRVFINWSQNGASMTMVCVYSLRAEAQPTVSFPLSWAEVEGAVRRGGAARLRITADEALTRIAKSGDLFREVLAAKQRLPAA
- a CDS encoding Ku protein gives rise to the protein MAAARKPGRTRPPATKTEEGAAGQAIWSGTVSFSLVAIPVRLVNAVEPGRVSFRMLHGKDYAPLLRRMYCPREEKIVPPEEIVRGYEVAPGKYVTVTDEELESLAPERSRTIEILEFIDLNDVDPLHFDRPYYLVPAKGGEKAYALLVEVLRRTKKAGLAKFVLAEREHLVALKSEGGALSLITLHYGGDIVPAAEFAPKQETVESAARRLVEREVRKLIGDFTPAKYADLRRKRIVDLLRKKAEKAPPVEGPAVEGREERGEGPAPPDLVAALREAMHAMKKEKK
- a CDS encoding Ku protein; translation: MAPGAIWKGEIRFGQASVPVKLHAAVREERIEFHLLHKRDRVRLRQQMICSAEDAPVPAAEQVKGFEVEENRYILVDPEELERTAPEGSRAIEVHEFVKAAQIDPLFFDRAYHLEPDAGPQAYGALRAALAEQDLAGVCTWTMRKRSYLGALRAAGGTLRLHTLRHADEIVPAKALDLPALPLSEKELKIAVELIGHLAASFDAAKFRDEHEERLRGLIARKARGEKVAVVPPRRLKPTPDAQLLKALEASLKKVA